A genomic segment from Tuwongella immobilis encodes:
- a CDS encoding pseudouridine-5'-phosphate glycosidase: MSNVVRPEISNDWLRIHPEVQQAVQTGRPVVALESTLISHGLPWPVNFETAIAAEQAIRECGVVPATIAIWHGRPTVGMDRSMIEALAQRNDVAKASRRDIGTMMALRKTAATTVAATMALAKAANISIFATGGIGGVHHAVPGEAPSDVSADLIDLGRTPILVVCAGAKNILNLPRTLEWLETEGVPVIGYRTRTFPAFYLPSSGLPVSARMDSAAEVALAFAAHRHFGGGGMLLCRPLESAFALTEPEWRNAWQSARDAAEVAGVQGAAVTPFLLKQIAEHTQGRSLAANQALIVGNARLAAETAIELARISGARTTA, from the coding sequence ATGTCGAATGTTGTGCGACCAGAAATTTCGAACGATTGGCTGCGAATTCACCCCGAGGTGCAACAGGCCGTGCAAACCGGGCGGCCGGTCGTCGCACTCGAGTCGACGCTGATTAGCCACGGCTTGCCCTGGCCAGTCAACTTCGAGACCGCGATTGCCGCCGAGCAAGCCATTCGCGAATGTGGCGTGGTGCCGGCGACGATCGCCATTTGGCATGGTCGGCCGACTGTCGGAATGGATCGCTCGATGATCGAAGCACTCGCCCAACGAAATGATGTCGCCAAAGCCTCGCGGCGCGATATTGGCACGATGATGGCACTGCGCAAGACGGCGGCCACCACAGTTGCAGCGACAATGGCCTTGGCGAAAGCGGCAAACATCTCGATTTTCGCCACCGGTGGAATCGGCGGAGTGCATCATGCCGTGCCGGGAGAGGCACCCAGCGATGTCTCGGCGGATCTGATCGATTTGGGACGAACCCCGATTCTGGTGGTGTGTGCCGGCGCGAAAAATATCCTAAATCTGCCGCGTACGTTGGAATGGCTCGAAACCGAAGGTGTGCCGGTAATCGGCTATCGCACCCGGACATTTCCCGCGTTCTACCTTCCCAGTAGCGGATTGCCCGTGTCAGCCCGCATGGATTCCGCTGCCGAAGTGGCACTGGCGTTTGCCGCGCATCGACACTTTGGCGGGGGAGGGATGTTGCTGTGTCGGCCGCTGGAATCGGCCTTCGCGCTGACCGAACCGGAGTGGCGCAATGCGTGGCAATCGGCCCGCGATGCCGCCGAGGTCGCTGGTGTGCAAGGGGCCGCCGTCACGCCGTTTCTGTTGAAGCAAATCGCGGAGCATACCCAAGGACGATCGCTGGCGGCGAATCAAGCGCTGATTGTGGGCAACGCTCGATTGGCCGCAGAAACTGCCATCGAACTAGCGCGAATTAGCGGAGCCCGTACAACGGCGTAA